From Carassius gibelio isolate Cgi1373 ecotype wild population from Czech Republic chromosome B21, carGib1.2-hapl.c, whole genome shotgun sequence, the proteins below share one genomic window:
- the LOC127985456 gene encoding sphingosine 1-phosphate receptor 3: protein MINEQVFLHYNYTGKLNNCNDTKGNPLDPKTAVFLVICSLIILENLIVLLAIWQNHKFHKRMFFFIANLALCDLLVGVTYMVNLLMSGKQTLNLTPAKWFVREGIIFVALCASIFSLLAIAIERHLTMIKMRPHDAKQNYRVFLLIGMCWLIAITLGSLPILGWNCLGDLPQCSTIFPLYSKSYVAFCITIYISLLLAISILYVHIYAMVKSSSRKVTSRSNCEHAMSLLRTVSIVLGVFIACWTPIFVLLLVDVACGNKKCPVLLKAHWFVLVAVLNSGMNPFIYTLASREMRRAFFRLVCGCLLGGDATGCKQNMDPSQSKSSSNCPQAAEQENPDANAHNQTNTS from the coding sequence ATGATCAACGAACAGGTTTTCCTGCATTACAACTACACGGGGAAACTAAACAATTGTAATGACACCAAAGGCAACCCATTGGACCCCAAAACTGCAGTGTTTTTGGTCATCTGCAGCCTCATCATCTTGGAGAACCTGATAGTGCTGTTGGCCATCTGGCAAAACCACAAATTCCATAAACGGATGTTCTTTTTTATTGCCAACCTGGCTCTGTGCGACTTGTTAGTTGGCGTGACTTATATGGTCAACCTACTGATGTCAGGAAAGCAGACGTTAAACTTGACTCCAGCCAAGTGGTTTGTTCGAGAAGGGATTATTTTTGTAGCACTATGTGCTTCTATTTTCAGCTTACTTGCAATTGCGATCGAACGGCACCTCACTATGATCAAAATGAGGCCTCATGATGCAAAGCAAAACTACCGGGTGTTTCTGCTCATAGGAATGTGCTGGTTAATCGCCATTACTCTAGGATCACTGCCTATTTTAGGCTGGAACTGTTTAGGTGATCTTCCTCAGTGCTCGACCATCTTCCCTCTTTACAGCAAGAGCTACGTCGCATTCTGCATCACTATCTACATCTCCCTCCTGCTGGCCATCTCCATCCTCTATGTCCACATTTACGCCATGGTCAAGAGCAGCAGCCGCAAAGTCACCAGTCGCAGCAACTGCGAGCACGCCATGTCACTTCTGCGCACCGTCAGCATCGTGTTGGGCGTCTTCATCGCCTGCTGGACGCCCATCTTCGTGCTGCTGCTCGTCGATGTGGCCTGCGGGAACAAAAAGTGCCCAGTTCTGCTTAAAGCACATTGGTTTGTGCTAGTAGCCGTCTTGAATTCCGGCATGAACCCCTTCATCTACACGCTGGCCAGCAGGGAGATGCGCCGGGCGTTTTTCAGGCTCGTGTGCGGGTGTCTGCTGGGGGGCGACGCGACAGGGTGCAAGCAGAACATGGACCCCAGCCAGAGCAAATCCAGCTCCAACTGCCCTCAGGCGGCCGAACAGGAAAACCCAGACGCCAACGCACACAATCAGACTAACACAAGCTGA